The following are encoded together in the Bos javanicus breed banteng chromosome X, ARS-OSU_banteng_1.0, whole genome shotgun sequence genome:
- the LOC133242984 gene encoding zinc finger protein OZF, whose translation MSHLSQQRICSGENPFACKVCGKIFSHKSTLTEHEHFHNREKPFECNECGKAFSQKQYVIKHQNTHTGEKLFECNECGKSFSQKENLLTHQKIHTGEKPFECKDCGKAFIQKSNLIRHQRTHTGEKPFICKECGKTFSGKSNLTEHEKIHIGEKPFKCNECGTAFGQKKYLIKHQNIHTGEKPYECNECGKAFSQRTSLIVHVRIHSGDKPYECNVCGKAFSQSSSLTVHVRSHTGEKPYGCNECGKAFSQFSTLALHLRIHTGKKPYQCSECGKAFSQKSHHIRHQKIHTH comes from the coding sequence ATGTCACACCTCAGTCAGCAGAGAATTTGTAGTGGGGAAAACCCCTTTGCCTGTAAGGTATGTGGGAAAATCTTCAGCCACAAATCAACTCTTACTGAGCATGAGCATTTTCATAATAGAGAGAAACCTtttgaatgtaatgaatgtggaaaaGCATTCAGCCAAAAGCAGTATGTCATTAAACATCAGAACACCCATACTGGAGAGAAGCTTTTTGAATGTAACgaatgtggaaaatccttcagcCAGAAGGAAAATCTTCTTacccatcagaaaattcacactggagaaaaacctTTTGAGTGTAAGGACTGTGGGAAAGCTTTCATTCAGAAGTCAAACCTCATCAGACACCAGAGaactcacacaggagagaagccctTTATATGTAAGGAGTGTGGGAAAACCTTCAGTGGCAAGTCAAACCTTACTGAGCATGAGAAAATTCATATCGGAGAGAAACCCTTCAAGTGTAATGAATGTGGAACAGCTTTCGGTCAGAAGAAGTACCTcataaaacatcaaaatattcacactggagagaaaccttatgaatgtaatgaatgtggaaaagccttctCTCAGCGAACATCACTTATTGTACATGTGAGAATTCATTCAGGTGATAAGCCGTATGAATGCAATGTATGTGGAAAAGCCTTCTCTCAAAGTTCATCTCTTACTGTACATGTGAGAAGCCATACAGGTGAGAAACCCTATGGTTGTAATGAGTGTGGGAAAGCTTTCTCACAGTTCTCAACCCTTGCTCTACATTTGAGAATACACACAGGTAAGAAGCCTTATCAGTgtagtgaatgtgggaaagcttTCAGCCAGAAGTCACACCACATTAGACACCAGAAAATTCATACCCATTAA
- the LOC133242401 gene encoding late histone H2B.L4-like yields the protein MENGGSVVSQPSPDGYEEDVITKETGTSETEPSETEMAKAETSKPEPCDAEPKKAKQKTANGRRRRRRHRHNDNFSRFATYFPRVLRQIHKGMSLSRDSVNILDSFVKDMFERIAEEAGRLARNNKRRTITHEDIEAAVRLLLPGDLCKYAINAATKSLIGYHTCR from the coding sequence ATGGAGAATGGCGGCTCTGTCGTGTCCCAACCATCCCCTGACGGCTATGAGGAAGACGTGATCACCAAAGAAACTGGCACCTCCGAAACTGAGCCCTCTGAAACGGAGATGGCGAAAGCGGAGACCTCCAAACCAGAGCCGTGTGATGCGGAACcaaaaaaggcaaagcagaagACAGCTAATGGCCGCCGTCGCCGTCGCCGGCACCGCCATAACGACAATTTCTCACGTTTTGCTACCTATTTCCCTAGGGTGCTGAGGCAAATACATAAAGGCATGAGTCTTTCCCGCGACTCCGTGAACATCCTGGATTCGTTTGTGAAAGATATGTTTGAGCGGATAGCCGAAGAGGCCGGGCGCCTGGCCCGCAACAACAAGCGCCGCACCATCACGCACGAAGACATCGAGGCAGCTGTGCGTCTTCTGTTGCCTGGGGACCTCTGCAAGTATGCCATAAACGCGGCCACCAAGTCGCTCATCGGATACCACACCTGCAGATGA